One window of the Brevundimonas goettingensis genome contains the following:
- a CDS encoding sigma-70 family RNA polymerase sigma factor: protein MSGSSSRPPAPPKPPSADDAGFKRELVTLIPHLRAFARTLTGDPTAADDLAQDAMMKAWDARASYQMGTNMKAWTFMILRNQFYSEKRRSWRQSQLDQEAAERTLVAVDDPEAPVALDELRMALNTLPEEQREALILVGAGGFAYEEAAEICQCAVGTVKSRVSRARRALQATLERGGYARDGKAAGDAMRSILADADRLSGARQV from the coding sequence ATGAGCGGCTCCTCCTCCCGGCCGCCGGCGCCGCCCAAACCGCCCTCGGCCGATGACGCCGGGTTCAAGCGCGAACTGGTCACCCTGATTCCGCATCTGCGCGCCTTCGCCCGGACTCTGACCGGCGATCCGACTGCGGCCGACGACCTGGCCCAGGACGCCATGATGAAGGCGTGGGACGCCCGGGCCAGCTATCAGATGGGCACCAATATGAAGGCCTGGACCTTCATGATCCTGCGCAACCAGTTCTATTCCGAGAAGCGCCGCTCCTGGCGTCAGTCGCAGCTGGATCAGGAAGCCGCCGAGCGGACTCTGGTCGCCGTCGACGATCCCGAGGCGCCCGTCGCCCTGGACGAGCTGCGCATGGCCCTGAACACCCTGCCCGAGGAACAGCGCGAAGCCCTGATCCTCGTCGGGGCCGGCGGCTTCGCCTATGAAGAGGCGGCCGAAATCTGCCAGTGCGCGGTCGGGACGGTGAAGAGTCGCGTGAGCCGCGCCCGCCGGGCCCTGCAGGCCACGCTGGAGCGCGGCGGCTATGCCCGCGACGGCAAGGCGGCCGGAGACGCCATGCGGTCCATCCTGGCCGATGCAGACCGTCTGAGCGGCGCCAGGCAGGTCTGA
- the phyK gene encoding sensor histidine kinase PhyK, giving the protein MRIGRSLGRDLKRRFTPRPQKASQRFQSIRFRLGVAMAIALLPILVLGAIQTQADFREQAADRRSDLQLAAARAAATTKARLDSTTILLEALGPEATGPSCGPRLGALIERLDDYEALYRMSGTGDIVCSSRPPLATSTPEVVRARPWFQRIAAGDPLVVMRSSLTVSPRASLLIASRVERPLGRFDGGMVALIPLDRLQPDVTDPALPKGAQAALTDAQGRILTATDVRAFRLRGDQTLEGWVERARSDATALFEADDDLGQHRVYAGAALAGRDVYVLLSAPAPGLLSWAQLNPIGSILLPFAAWLAAFAAVMLVTERVVIRWLDYLERIAAIYARGRFSVRPVQAANAPSEIRLLAQTLDELAENITTRDGMLTESLTEKDALMREIHHRVKNNLQIISSLLSMQQRALTDAPAKAALGDTRQRISALALIYRTLYQSENIRYADAREFLTELVGQLVAAEAMRGPVVSSSVEADSLVVDPDKLAPLALWLVEAVSNAQKHAFAGRGGNLQVRFKVDGDKSVLEVQDDGPGPDQAAVTAGVGRTLMGAFAKQLRGEAEILRGPDGGTIARMVFATPEAVVPSDPADLVGTAKPPSR; this is encoded by the coding sequence GTGCGTATCGGCCGCTCCCTGGGCCGCGATCTGAAACGGCGTTTCACGCCCAGGCCCCAGAAGGCCTCGCAGCGGTTCCAGAGCATCCGCTTCCGGCTGGGCGTGGCCATGGCCATCGCCCTCCTGCCGATCCTGGTGCTGGGCGCGATCCAGACCCAGGCGGACTTCCGCGAACAGGCCGCGGATCGCCGCTCGGATCTGCAGCTGGCCGCCGCTCGCGCCGCAGCGACCACCAAGGCCCGGCTGGACAGCACCACCATCCTGCTCGAGGCCCTCGGCCCCGAGGCGACCGGCCCCAGCTGCGGTCCCCGGCTGGGGGCCCTGATCGAGCGGCTCGACGACTATGAGGCCCTCTATCGGATGTCCGGGACCGGGGACATCGTCTGTTCCTCGCGTCCGCCGCTGGCCACCAGCACCCCCGAGGTGGTCCGCGCCCGGCCCTGGTTCCAGCGGATCGCCGCCGGCGACCCCCTGGTGGTGATGCGTTCCTCGTTGACGGTATCGCCCCGCGCCAGCCTGCTGATCGCGTCGCGGGTGGAGCGTCCGCTCGGCCGGTTCGACGGCGGCATGGTCGCCCTGATCCCGCTGGACCGGCTGCAGCCCGACGTGACCGATCCGGCCCTGCCCAAGGGCGCCCAGGCGGCCCTGACCGACGCGCAAGGGCGCATCCTGACCGCCACAGACGTCCGGGCTTTCCGCCTCAGGGGAGACCAGACCCTGGAAGGCTGGGTCGAGCGCGCCCGCAGCGACGCCACCGCCCTGTTCGAGGCCGATGACGACCTGGGCCAGCACCGGGTCTATGCCGGGGCCGCCCTGGCGGGACGCGATGTCTATGTGCTGCTGTCGGCCCCGGCGCCGGGCCTCCTGTCCTGGGCGCAGCTGAATCCGATCGGGTCGATCCTTCTGCCCTTCGCCGCCTGGCTGGCCGCCTTCGCCGCGGTCATGCTGGTCACCGAGCGGGTGGTCATCCGCTGGCTCGACTATCTGGAACGGATCGCCGCCATCTATGCGCGCGGCCGGTTCTCTGTGCGCCCGGTCCAGGCCGCCAACGCCCCGTCGGAAATCCGCCTTCTGGCCCAGACCCTGGACGAGCTGGCCGAAAACATCACCACCCGCGACGGCATGCTGACAGAGAGCCTGACGGAAAAGGACGCGCTGATGCGCGAGATCCATCACCGGGTGAAGAACAATCTGCAGATCATCTCGTCGCTGCTGTCGATGCAGCAGCGGGCCCTGACTGACGCCCCGGCCAAGGCGGCGCTGGGCGACACCCGCCAGCGGATCTCGGCCCTGGCCCTGATCTACCGCACCCTCTACCAGTCCGAGAATATCCGCTATGCCGACGCGCGCGAGTTCCTGACCGAACTGGTCGGCCAGCTGGTCGCCGCCGAGGCCATGCGCGGCCCCGTGGTGTCCTCGTCGGTGGAGGCTGACAGTCTGGTGGTCGATCCGGACAAGCTGGCGCCCCTGGCCCTGTGGCTGGTCGAGGCGGTTTCGAACGCCCAGAAGCACGCCTTCGCCGGGCGCGGCGGCAACCTTCAGGTTCGCTTCAAGGTCGATGGCGACAAGAGCGTGCTGGAGGTCCAGGACGACGGCCCTGGTCCGGATCAGGCCGCGGTCACCGCCGGGGTCGGACGCACCCTGATGGGCGCCTTCGCCAAACAACTGAGGGGCGAGGCCGAAATTCTGCGCGGTCCCGACGGCGGCACCATCGCCCGGATGGTCTTCGCCACGCCCGAGGCCGTCGTGCCCAGCGATCCCGCCGATCTGGTCGGAACCGCCAAGCCTCCGTCGCGTTGA
- a CDS encoding entericidin A/B family lipoprotein, with protein MRKMFVLFAAAAALTTAACNTVSGVGKDTAAAGNAVTGAAEDAKGN; from the coding sequence ATGCGCAAGATGTTCGTTCTGTTCGCCGCCGCCGCCGCCCTGACCACCGCCGCCTGCAACACGGTTTCGGGCGTGGGCAAGGACACCGCCGCCGCCGGCAACGCCGTGACCGGCGCCGCCGAGGACGCCAAGGGCAACTGA
- a CDS encoding MFS transporter has protein sequence MTAATTTKSAEPALTTVVAASAAGTAFEWYDFFVFGSLTTIIARHFFADAGEAVSYILALLTFGLGFVVRPAGALAFGWFGDKTGRKTTFLVTITMMGLATVAIGLLPDYGMIGLAAPILLLIMRMLQGFALGGEYGGAAIYVAEHAPRKTRGLLTSYINTTAALGLILALVVILTTRTILGVEAFDEWGWRIPFCLSALLLVVSLWIRVKLHESPAFVKMAAESQGRHAPFRESFLSWKNARWVLVALVGIMFAQGAVWYASYFYTRFFMERVLKVEASTVDGMILALTVASALLYVLFGWLSDKIGRKPVMVGGMILFLIAVFPGFHALTRAANPALAEAQASSPVTVVADPAACAVQFDPVGKTAFTSSCDLAKSVLSNAGVNYANIAAPAGSVAVVRIGGQEVASVEAGKLAGADLKAARTDVETRLKAALVEAGYPARADPARFNWWGVFGVLMIFMVAATAVYGPQAAALVELFPTRVRYTAMSVPYNIGTGWIGGLLPAASFALVAWSGNIYFGLWYALGFTAVAAVAALIFLPETKGRDLDTIGD, from the coding sequence ATGACCGCAGCCACCACCACCAAGAGCGCAGAGCCCGCCCTGACGACCGTGGTAGCCGCCTCGGCCGCCGGCACCGCCTTCGAGTGGTACGACTTCTTCGTCTTCGGCTCCCTGACCACCATCATCGCCCGCCATTTCTTCGCCGATGCCGGCGAGGCGGTGTCCTACATCCTGGCCCTGCTGACCTTCGGCCTGGGCTTTGTCGTGCGGCCCGCCGGGGCCCTGGCCTTCGGCTGGTTCGGCGACAAGACCGGGCGCAAGACCACCTTCCTGGTGACCATCACCATGATGGGTCTGGCCACCGTGGCCATCGGCCTGCTGCCCGACTACGGCATGATCGGCCTGGCCGCGCCGATCCTTCTGCTGATCATGCGGATGCTGCAGGGCTTCGCCCTGGGCGGCGAATACGGCGGCGCGGCCATCTATGTCGCCGAGCATGCGCCGCGGAAGACGCGCGGCCTGCTGACTTCCTACATCAACACCACCGCCGCGCTCGGCCTGATCCTGGCCCTGGTCGTCATCCTGACCACCCGGACCATTCTCGGGGTCGAGGCCTTCGACGAATGGGGCTGGCGCATCCCCTTCTGCCTGTCGGCCCTGCTGCTGGTCGTGTCGCTGTGGATCCGGGTGAAGCTGCACGAGAGCCCGGCCTTCGTGAAGATGGCGGCCGAGAGCCAGGGCCGTCACGCCCCGTTCCGCGAAAGCTTCCTGAGCTGGAAGAACGCCCGCTGGGTGCTGGTCGCCCTCGTCGGCATCATGTTCGCGCAAGGGGCCGTCTGGTACGCCAGCTATTTCTACACACGTTTCTTCATGGAGCGGGTGCTCAAGGTCGAGGCCTCGACCGTGGACGGCATGATCCTGGCCCTGACCGTCGCCTCGGCCCTGCTCTATGTCCTGTTCGGTTGGCTGTCGGACAAGATCGGGCGCAAGCCCGTGATGGTCGGCGGTATGATCCTGTTCCTGATCGCGGTCTTTCCCGGCTTTCACGCCCTGACCCGCGCCGCCAATCCGGCCCTGGCGGAGGCCCAGGCCAGCTCGCCCGTCACCGTGGTCGCCGACCCCGCCGCCTGCGCGGTCCAGTTCGATCCCGTCGGCAAGACCGCCTTCACCTCCTCCTGCGACCTGGCCAAGTCGGTCCTCTCCAACGCCGGGGTCAACTACGCCAATATCGCCGCCCCGGCTGGGTCGGTGGCGGTGGTGCGGATCGGCGGGCAGGAAGTGGCTTCGGTGGAGGCCGGCAAGCTCGCGGGCGCGGACCTCAAGGCGGCGCGCACCGACGTCGAGACCCGGCTCAAAGCGGCCCTGGTCGAAGCCGGCTACCCGGCCAGGGCCGACCCGGCCCGCTTCAACTGGTGGGGCGTCTTCGGGGTGCTGATGATCTTCATGGTCGCCGCCACCGCCGTCTATGGCCCGCAGGCGGCGGCTCTGGTCGAGCTGTTCCCGACGCGGGTCCGCTACACGGCCATGAGCGTGCCCTACAATATCGGCACCGGCTGGATCGGGGGCCTCTTGCCGGCCGCCAGCTTCGCCCTCGTGGCCTGGTCGGGGAACATCTATTTCGGCCTCTGGTACGCGCTGGGATTCACCGCCGTGGCCGCCGTCGCGGCCCTGATCTTCCTGCCGGAGACGAAGGGCAGGGATCTCGACACCATTGGCGACTGA
- a CDS encoding NAD-dependent succinate-semialdehyde dehydrogenase, whose translation MNTAARDAGLKLLRQHALLAGEAIPAGSGGIPVDDPATGEIIGHIPDLGGAETERAIQAAHDAFPDWSRSDPHKRAKFLRDWAALIDANTEGLGALMALENGKPFEEAKGEVAYANGFIKWFAGQAERIIGETQDSPLGHVILTFREAVGPCALITPWNFPAAMLTRKLGPAFAAGCTAVVKPASQTPFTAIALAELAYEAGLPKGALSVITGDAATIGGVLTASPLIRKLSFTGSTPIGRLLAKQSADTLKRVSMELGGAAPLIVFADADLDLAVAETIKGKFRNGGQTCVCPNRVYVEASVAEAYATKLAAEVAKIPVGPAFEEGVKVGPLIEDKAIDKVEAHLAHVKADGGKVLTGGARHELGGRFFQPTVTLGGKDELFRREETFGPLIPVFPFETEAEVMAMANDSEFGLASYLFTRDLDRAMRIGRHIEAGMIGINTGLISTAVAPFGGVKSSGYGREGSIHGIDEYVDIKQVTLALK comes from the coding sequence ATGAACACCGCCGCCCGCGACGCCGGCCTGAAGCTTCTGCGCCAACACGCCCTGCTGGCCGGGGAGGCCATTCCCGCGGGCTCGGGCGGCATTCCGGTCGACGATCCGGCGACCGGCGAGATCATCGGCCATATCCCCGATCTGGGCGGCGCGGAGACCGAGCGGGCCATTCAGGCCGCCCATGACGCCTTCCCCGACTGGTCGCGCAGCGATCCGCACAAGCGGGCGAAATTCCTGCGCGACTGGGCCGCCCTGATCGACGCCAATACCGAGGGGCTCGGCGCCCTGATGGCGTTGGAGAACGGCAAACCGTTCGAGGAGGCCAAGGGCGAGGTCGCCTATGCCAACGGGTTCATCAAATGGTTCGCCGGACAGGCAGAGCGCATTATCGGCGAGACCCAGGACAGTCCTCTGGGCCACGTCATCCTGACCTTCCGCGAGGCGGTCGGTCCCTGCGCCCTGATCACCCCGTGGAACTTCCCGGCGGCCATGCTGACGCGCAAGCTCGGCCCCGCCTTCGCCGCCGGCTGCACCGCCGTGGTCAAGCCGGCCTCCCAGACGCCCTTCACCGCCATTGCGCTGGCCGAACTGGCCTATGAGGCGGGGCTGCCCAAGGGGGCGCTGAGCGTCATTACCGGTGATGCGGCGACCATCGGCGGGGTGCTGACCGCCTCCCCCCTGATCCGCAAGCTGAGCTTCACCGGCTCGACCCCTATCGGGAGGCTGCTCGCGAAACAGTCGGCGGATACGCTGAAGCGGGTGTCGATGGAGCTTGGCGGCGCCGCGCCCCTGATCGTCTTCGCCGACGCCGATCTGGATCTGGCCGTCGCCGAGACCATCAAGGGCAAGTTCAGGAACGGCGGCCAGACCTGCGTCTGCCCGAACCGCGTCTATGTCGAGGCCTCGGTCGCCGAGGCCTACGCCACGAAATTGGCGGCCGAGGTGGCGAAGATTCCGGTCGGTCCGGCCTTCGAAGAGGGCGTGAAGGTCGGCCCCCTGATCGAGGACAAGGCCATCGACAAGGTCGAGGCCCATCTGGCCCATGTGAAGGCCGACGGCGGCAAGGTCCTGACCGGCGGGGCGCGCCACGAACTGGGCGGCCGCTTTTTCCAGCCGACCGTCACCCTCGGCGGCAAGGACGAACTGTTCCGCCGGGAAGAGACCTTCGGCCCCCTGATCCCCGTCTTCCCGTTTGAGACCGAGGCGGAGGTCATGGCCATGGCCAACGATTCGGAGTTCGGCCTCGCCTCCTATCTGTTCACCCGGGATCTGGACCGGGCCATGCGTATCGGCCGGCATATCGAGGCGGGGATGATCGGCATCAACACCGGCCTGATCTCCACCGCCGTCGCCCCCTTCGGCGGGGTCAAGTCGTCCGGCTACGGCCGCGAGGGCTCGATCCACGGGATCGACGAATATGTCGACATCAAACAGGTGACGCTGGCGCTCAAATAA
- a CDS encoding CaiB/BaiF CoA transferase family protein has translation MTQSSRPSFIQGPLAGVRVLDLSRVLAGPWATQVLADLGAEVIKIERPGAGDDTRGWGPPFLKTTDGGRGDAAYFLSANRGKKSVTLDIASEEGAALARDLAATCDVVIENFKTGGLRKYGLDHASLTAAHPKLVYCSITGFGQDGPDAARPGYDYMIQAMGGLMSITGQADGAPGAEPMKVGVAVVDLFTGMYAANAILAALLHARATGEGQHIDLALFDVQAAMLANQATNYFASGKAPTRMGNAHPNLAPYQPFPCSDGMIVVAVGNDGQFRAFAKALRAEGLGTDPRFVSNALRIEHRAVLTAEISALTARLTMRELTVALDAAGVPCGPVNTIDQVFEEPQAIHRGLVVEQARADLSGPVKTVASPIRLSKTPVAYDAAPPALGQDTEEVLSGMGLDAERLAALRTMGII, from the coding sequence ATGACCCAGTCTTCCCGCCCCTCTTTCATCCAGGGTCCCCTGGCCGGCGTTCGCGTCCTCGACCTGTCCCGGGTGCTTGCGGGGCCGTGGGCGACTCAGGTCCTGGCCGATCTGGGCGCCGAGGTGATCAAGATCGAGCGGCCGGGGGCGGGCGACGACACCCGCGGCTGGGGCCCGCCCTTCCTGAAGACGACCGACGGCGGGCGCGGCGACGCGGCCTATTTCCTCTCGGCCAACCGGGGCAAGAAGTCGGTCACCCTGGACATCGCCTCGGAAGAAGGCGCGGCCCTCGCGCGCGATCTGGCGGCGACCTGCGACGTGGTCATCGAGAACTTCAAGACCGGGGGCTTGCGGAAATACGGCCTCGACCACGCCAGCCTGACGGCGGCCCACCCGAAGCTGGTCTATTGCTCGATCACCGGCTTCGGCCAGGACGGGCCCGACGCCGCCCGACCCGGCTACGACTATATGATCCAGGCCATGGGCGGGCTGATGTCGATCACCGGCCAGGCCGACGGGGCGCCGGGCGCGGAACCGATGAAGGTCGGGGTCGCCGTGGTCGATCTCTTCACCGGGATGTATGCCGCCAACGCCATTCTCGCGGCCCTGCTGCACGCCCGGGCGACCGGGGAGGGCCAGCATATCGACCTTGCCCTGTTCGACGTTCAGGCGGCCATGCTGGCCAATCAGGCGACCAACTATTTCGCCTCAGGCAAGGCGCCGACGCGGATGGGCAACGCCCACCCCAACCTCGCCCCGTACCAGCCCTTCCCCTGCTCGGACGGGATGATCGTGGTGGCGGTCGGCAATGACGGCCAGTTCCGCGCCTTTGCGAAGGCGCTCAGGGCCGAGGGTCTGGGGACCGACCCGCGCTTCGTCTCCAATGCGCTGCGGATCGAGCACCGCGCCGTGCTGACGGCGGAGATCAGCGCCCTGACCGCCCGGCTGACCATGCGGGAGCTGACCGTGGCGCTGGACGCCGCCGGCGTGCCATGCGGGCCGGTCAATACGATCGATCAGGTGTTCGAGGAGCCCCAGGCGATCCACCGCGGCCTCGTCGTCGAACAGGCGCGCGCCGATCTGTCAGGCCCGGTGAAGACCGTAGCCTCTCCCATCCGCCTGTCGAAGACCCCCGTCGCCTATGACGCCGCCCCACCCGCCCTGGGGCAGGATACGGAGGAGGTGCTGAGCGGAATGGGTCTGGACGCTGAGCGGCTGGCCGCGCTCAGGACCATGGGCATTATTTGA
- a CDS encoding DUF6356 family protein encodes MIRRLKILFADHPREVGETYLEHSATAFGMGMRLARLSATAFLHGLVPGVCKTAVSDEIRTMARELGGRAEEARECRMRDAGVWDPGL; translated from the coding sequence ATGATCCGCAGGTTGAAGATCCTGTTCGCCGACCATCCGCGCGAGGTGGGCGAAACCTATCTCGAGCATTCGGCGACGGCCTTCGGCATGGGGATGCGGCTGGCTCGACTGTCTGCGACCGCCTTCCTGCATGGACTGGTGCCCGGCGTGTGCAAGACCGCCGTTTCGGACGAGATCAGGACCATGGCCCGCGAGCTGGGCGGCCGGGCCGAAGAGGCGAGGGAGTGTCGCATGCGTGACGCCGGCGTCTGGGACCCGGGACTTTAG